One region of Emys orbicularis isolate rEmyOrb1 chromosome 4, rEmyOrb1.hap1, whole genome shotgun sequence genomic DNA includes:
- the TMEM63C gene encoding calcium permeable stress-gated cation channel 1, giving the protein MDSMYLAEPAPGGASPISLDVLSFLDPLANSTEEQCFSARSRSTVLQGLPFGGVPTVLVINFILWLLLLLVFSCLRKAAWDYGRLALLMDNDSRIPPSTWNSYDLTSLFYGEQSEKEKSPSETSPPDVDNKDVGFCSWLISIYQMKDEELQSKCGIDATTYLSFQRHILVLVMIVCVLSVAVILPVNFSGDLLGSSPAHFGRTTITNVPTQDRLLWLHSIFALIYFIITILCMAHHSVQLEYKEDEKVARTLMVTRIPKEITDSSLVIKHFHEAYPSCTVTNVQFCFDVRKLMKLDGERRKAMKGRLYFTTKAQKEGKIMIKTHPCARIFCCHSCNFEQVDAEQYYGELEEKLTDEFNAERNRISLKRLDIAFVTFQDERMTAVILKDYSRIHCRRHPQQSSVTTVVKSHSWGVRYAPAPSDIIWENLSVRGTSWWVRFVLLNFCLFILLFFLTTPAIIVNTIDMFNVTRPVESLKNPVLTQFFPTLLLWAFSVFLPFVVYYSAFFESHWTRSNENQVTMHKCYFFLVFMVIILPSLGLTSLDLFFHWLFDIHFLDEANIKFQCVFLPDNGAFFVNYVITSSLIGTAMELLRIPSLIVYATRLCFAKSEPERLHIKRSQAYEFQFGLEYAWTCCIFAVVMTYSITCPIIVPFGLLYMLLKHMVDRYNIYYVYIPTKLNQRIHSAAVSQVVVAPILCMFWLLFFSVLRLGPIRPITLFTFVVLLSCILFSFFGLCLKKLQPRKPSSYQMSEQSEGAFNDTERSSISSTPNSNMFVATVLQEPELSLTPAASPAHQSYGTMGNRLEPVENSEEGGLQSFETELETVEGEFRTGPVLEDQVHYH; this is encoded by the exons CAGCTTGGGACTATGGGCGCCTGGCCTTGCTGATGGATAATGACAG CCGAATCCCTCCAAGCACATGGAATTCCTACGA CTTGACGTCGCTGTTCTACGGGGAGCAGAGTGAGAAGGAGAAATCACCGTCGGAGACCAGCCCGCCGGATGTCGATAACAAAGATGTG GGATTCTGCTCCTGGCTCATTTCCATCTACCAAATGAA GGATGAGGAGCTCCAGAGCAAGTGTGGAATCGACGCCACCACCTACCTCTCTTTCCAACGCCACATCCTGGTGCTGGTCATGATCGTCTGTGTGCTCTCTGTGGCCGTCATTCTGCCTGTCAACTTCTCTGGGGACCTCTTGG GAAGCAGTCCAGCTCACTTTGGCCGGACGACTATCACCAACGTCCCAACACA AGACCGTCTCCTATGGCTGCACAGTATCTTCGCTCTCATCTATTTCATTATCACCATCCTCTGTATGGCTCATCACTCTGTCCAGCTCGAATACAAGGAGGATGAGAAG gTCGCACGGACACTGATGGTCACCCGGATTCCCAAGGAGATCACAGACTCCTCCCTTGTCATCAAGCATTTTCA CGAGGCCTATCCCAGCTGTACTGTCACCAATGTCCAGTTCTGCTTTGATGTTCGCAAGCTGATGAAGCTGGATGGAGAGAG GCGCAAGGCGATGAAGGGACGACTTTACTTCACCACCAAGGCACAGAAAGAGGGGAAGATCATGATCAAAACTCATCCCTGCGCCCGCATCTTCTGCTGCCACAGCTGCAACTTTGAACAG GTGGATGCTGAGCAGTACTACGGAGAGCTGGAGGAGAAACTGACCGATGAGTTCAATGCTGAGCGCAACCGCATCTCACTCAAGCGTCTTGACATAGCCTTCGTCACTTTCCAGGATGAGAGGATGACAGCAGT GATTTTGAAGGATTACAGCCGCATCCACTGCCGCAGGCACCCACAGCAATCCTCCGTCACCACGGTGGTAAAGTCCCACAGCTGGGGCGTCCGCtatgcccccgcccccagtgacATCATCTG GGAGAATTTATCTGTCCGTGGCACGTCATGGTGGGTGCGATTTGTCCTCCTCAATTTCTGcctcttcatcctcctcttcttcctcaccacACCTGCCATCATCGTCAACACCATAGACATGTTCAACGTGACGCGGCCGGTGGAGAGCCTCAAG aatCCCGTCCTCACCCAGTTCTTCCCCACGCTGCTGCTCTGGGCCTTCTCTGTGTTCCTGCCCTTCGTCGTGTACTATTCCGCCTTCTTTGAGTCACACTGGACCAG GTCGAATGAAAATCAAGTCACGATGCACAAGTGTTACTTCTTTCTGGTGTTCATGGTGATCATCCTGCCCTCACTGGGGCTGACCAG TTTAGATCTTTTCTTCCACTGGCTCTTTGACATTCACTTCTTGGATGAGGCAAATATCAAGTTCCA GTGCGTTTTCCTCCCTGATAACGGCGCTTTTTTTGTCAACTACGTCATCACGTCCAGCCTGATTGGGACAGCCATGGAGCTGCTGCGCATCCCCAGCCTCATCGTCTATGCAACCCGCCTCTGCTTCGCCAAGTCTGAGCCAGAGCGGCTCCACATCAAGCGG AGCCAAGCCTATGAGTTCCAGTTCGGGCTGGAGTACGCCTGGACCTGCTGCATCTTTGCTGTCGTCATGACCTACAGCATCACCTGCCCCATCATCGTCCCCTTTG GTTTGCTCTACATGCTGCTGAAGCACATGGTCGATCGCTACAACATTTACTACGTGTACATCCCCACCAAGCTGAACCAGCGCATCCACTCGGCGGCCGTCAGCCAGGTGGTGGTGGCACCCATCCTCTGCATGTTTTGGCTGCTCTTCTTCTCTGTCCTGCGTCTAG GTCCCATCCGTCCCATCACCCTCTTTACCTTCGTGGTTCTTCTATCCTGCAtcctcttctctttctttggCCTGTGTCTGAAGAAGCTGCAGCCAAGGAAGCCCTCCAGCTACCAG ATGTCCGAGCAGTCAGAAGGGGCCTTCAACGACACGGAAAGAAGCAGCATCTCCTCAACCCCTAACTCAAAT ATGTTCGTGGCCACGGTGCTGCAGGAGCCGGAGCTGAGCCTGACGCCGGCTGCCTCCCCAGCTCACCAGTCCTACGGCACAATGGGCAACCGGCTGGAGCCTGTGGAGAACAGCGAGGAGGGCGGCCTGCAGAGCTTTGAGACGGAGCTGGAGACTGTGGAGGGTGAATTCAGAACCGGGCCCGTGCTGGAGGACCAGGTCCATTACCACTGA